From the genome of Spirosomataceae bacterium TFI 002, one region includes:
- a CDS encoding ADP-ribose pyrophosphatase YjhB, NUDIX family, whose amino-acid sequence MSLEKNPWEILSKSTQYDNNWIEVVHHEVLNPSGNAGVYGTVNFKNIAIGVIPIDEEGNTWLVGQYRFPIEEYSWEIPEGGCPEGESMLEAAQRELLEETGLIAKEYTQICKIHTSNSVCREVGYIYVAEGLTQSQAQPEDTEQLIVKKVPLDKAIEMAMMGQITDSLSVAGLLKIGILKNNK is encoded by the coding sequence ATGAGTTTGGAGAAAAACCCTTGGGAGATACTTTCTAAAAGTACCCAATACGATAATAACTGGATTGAAGTAGTTCATCACGAAGTGCTTAACCCATCTGGAAATGCTGGAGTTTACGGCACTGTCAATTTCAAAAACATTGCTATAGGTGTTATTCCGATAGACGAAGAAGGCAATACTTGGCTTGTAGGTCAATACCGCTTTCCAATAGAAGAGTATTCATGGGAAATACCCGAAGGTGGCTGCCCCGAAGGTGAATCTATGCTAGAAGCCGCACAAAGAGAGCTACTAGAAGAAACTGGACTCATTGCCAAAGAATATACACAGATTTGTAAAATACATACCTCCAATTCAGTTTGTAGAGAAGTTGGTTACATTTATGTGGCAGAGGGTTTAACCCAGTCTCAAGCCCAACCAGAAGACACAGAGCAACTCATTGTTAAGAAAGTACCTTTAGATAAAGCAATAGAAATGGCTATGATGGGTCAAATCACAGACTCATTAAGTGTTGCGGGACTTTTGAAAATTGGCATCTTGAAAAACAACAAATGA